In the genome of Prosthecobacter dejongeii, the window CGTCACTTTGCCCTCTTCCTTCATCTGTTTGTACATGGTGGTGTTGTAGGGCACCTCCATCTGGTAGATGGTGACGGCATCGGGCCCGAGGGCGATACCTTTGGCTACGGTGTCCTTCCAGTTTTCCCAGGTCTCGTTCATCATACCAGCGATGAGGTCAATGTTAATGTGTTCGAAGCCGAGGGTGCGGGCAAAGCGGTAGGCCTTTTCGATTTCGCCGCTGCGGTGGGCGCGGCCATTGGTTTCCAAAATGTGGTCGTCGAAGTTTTCCACGCCGAGGCTGAGGCGGGTAACGCCGACTTCACGGATGCCAGTGAGTTTTTTCTCGTTGAGGGTGCCAGGCTCAGCTTCAAAAGCGACTTCGGCTGCGCCATCCCAACTGACGAGGTCTTTCATTCGGTTGGTCAGATCCGTAAGCTGTGGGATGCTGAGGTAGCTGGGTGTGCCACCCCCGAAATAGACGAAGTGGGCTTTGCGGCCGTTGATGTAGGGTTGCTGTGCAAAGCGCTCCATCTCGCGCATGCCAGCATCAATGTAGGCCTTGATCTCTGAGGCATTCTTATCGGTATAGACCTTGAAATAGCAGAAGTGGCAGCGCTTCCGGCAAAAGGGAATGTGAAAATAAACGCCCAGCGGCGTGTTTGCAGGAGCGGGCTTAGCCAGCACATTTTCGATCACTGGCACCTGATCTGGCTTCCAGAATGAGAAGGGCGGGTAATTGCTAACAAAATAATTTCCCGCTTCAGTCTGTTCGACCTTTTTCTCGGCGGAGTGCGGGGGGGATTCCAGGGTGGTGGACATGATAGATGTGTGAACAGGGAACGCAGGATATCGTTCACTTCTAAGCGTTAAACGTGCCGGAGACCAGTCTCCACGCGAAGCTAGGACGCATCAGGGGCAAATTTATTGCGTCCTCAGTTCAGTAAATCAGGCGGCTGCCCGCAGTTCCTTACCTTGTCACGCCATGTGCAGTTCGGCTTTCCGAGATCCAGGCGGTGGTGGTGTGGGCACGTCTTGAGGCAGCCGTTGGGCTATTTCTTCGCTAAATCCCATTTCTTCGACAAGAAAAGCGGTGCGTTCCCCATGGGTGACGGGCCTACTTGTTACGCGACCGTCTTCGTGCAATGTCACGGCGTTACCAAAAGCAAAACTGATGACCTCATTACCACGATTGAGTCGGGCACTGAGTTGATAATTAAAGGGACTCCAGCCACGTGTTTGATCGTAACGGCGTTCAAAGTCCAGGTACTCATCACCGAACGGTTCATAGCGGCAGACAAAGCCTGCTGTCATGTGCAAGGGGCGCCAATGGATATGCCAGCGCTCTTGCTGACGGGTGGCCTGGATGCCCCAGGCAGGGTGGGCGATGGCTGTAATCCCCCCGGAGTGCAGTCGCAGCGGCAGATGATGGAGGATGGATGTATCCACCAAGTAATTTTCGTCAGGGTCAAAATGGACGACGACCGTCCCGTGATTGGGCGAAAGGTCGGGCGCTGCCAGCATGGTGCCGATCTGGCGCTGCGCGGAAAAGCCCAGGCTGGTGAGTAAGGCCGCCAGCGCATTGGAGCCTGACCAGCAAGTGCCGCCTGTGCCGTGATCCAGCCAGTTGTTGAAGAAATCCTGCGCCGTGCTGCCTGGTAGGGCGGTATTATGACCTCCTCTCACATGAATGAGTTTCTGGACATTATCGAAGGGTACTCGTTGGCACCAAGCCATGTAGATCTGGTTGAGGACTTCCAAGGATGGCGTGGTGGAAATGGATAAACCAAGCTTGCAGAGAATGCGTGTGAGAAGATCTGTGGGCAGGACGGCTGTAGGCATATAGAGACTGAGAAAGTTGATTCTCCTTTTTGTTGCACCTGTTACGCATAATTTAATGAAATTTGCCTCGCAGGGTGGGGATCCCTGCCTCTGGGAGATGATAAAATCAGTTGCCAGCGGCCCTGTCTCCATTACCCGATGAGACTGACTATGATCGTAGCACCCAAGATCCGAGGTTTTATTTGTACCACCGCTCACCCTGAGGGCTGCGCGAAACACGTGGCGGAGCAAATCGCTGTTGTGAAAAAAGGCGGTCTCATTGAAAACGGCCCTAAAAAGGTTCTGGTGATCGGCTCTTCGACTGGTTACGGCCTGTCCTCCCGCATCGCAGCAGCTTTTGGCGCTCAGGCCTCCACCATCGGCGTGTTTTTCGAGCGCCCCGGTGAAGATGACCGCACGGCCACGGCGGGATGGTATAA includes:
- a CDS encoding coproporphyrinogen-III oxidase family protein, with product MSTTLESPPHSAEKKVEQTEAGNYFVSNYPPFSFWKPDQVPVIENVLAKPAPANTPLGVYFHIPFCRKRCHFCYFKVYTDKNASEIKAYIDAGMREMERFAQQPYINGRKAHFVYFGGGTPSYLSIPQLTDLTNRMKDLVSWDGAAEVAFEAEPGTLNEKKLTGIREVGVTRLSLGVENFDDHILETNGRAHRSGEIEKAYRFARTLGFEHINIDLIAGMMNETWENWKDTVAKGIALGPDAVTIYQMEVPYNTTMYKQMKEEGKVTAPVADWQTKRDWVSYAFDEFVKNGYTVTSAYTVVKDPQRIKFVYRDALWEGADLLSCGVASFGHLGGVHYQNQAEVGPYMQAVDAGQLPIFRAYETTHEERFVREFILKLKLGHSEFAYYQNKFGQDPLAFFAPQLNYLQNEGFAKLTDKDITLTRDGLLQVDRLLHEFFLPQHRQYARYT
- a CDS encoding arylamine N-acetyltransferase, coding for MPTAVLPTDLLTRILCKLGLSISTTPSLEVLNQIYMAWCQRVPFDNVQKLIHVRGGHNTALPGSTAQDFFNNWLDHGTGGTCWSGSNALAALLTSLGFSAQRQIGTMLAAPDLSPNHGTVVVHFDPDENYLVDTSILHHLPLRLHSGGITAIAHPAWGIQATRQQERWHIHWRPLHMTAGFVCRYEPFGDEYLDFERRYDQTRGWSPFNYQLSARLNRGNEVISFAFGNAVTLHEDGRVTSRPVTHGERTAFLVEEMGFSEEIAQRLPQDVPTPPPPGSRKAELHMA